One window of the Mycoplasmopsis anatis genome contains the following:
- a CDS encoding ABC transporter ATP-binding protein — MWRMFKMLPRRIKFLFFTGIFLILLNVAISLILPGFISQYVVLAVSSSETEIVSLKVFNKFIVASGTRNMMLTELTIISVILILLAFLTSFLSIVITTWGGERSSEFFRNKIFNKIQHLSLHDINKVTPESLITRISNDVAIFWELLISATNALIRAPLLIIGGIIFTIMTDPKLSLTIFLYLPILIVVLIIMIKINNPLLVKNQITIDKITKEVEENILGARLIKTFNLKEKQLRKFTEQNNKWLKLQTKINNVFAIGHPIFFVLINLVAVAIYALTAHTLFNSTTPDVQELANINVFLEYIFTISLGIILFSTFLFVFFRAKVSCARINEVLDFKNQDLKVEDGLSIEHTVDNITGLSVQFKNFNYKYFKDSEEYALYDINIDLKPGQTLGVIGPTGSGKSSLANLLINNYKYDTEENGHILVDNKEVNKINTSDLHKNIGIVYQDALLYSGTIKSNLLFAKQDATEDEINKALHNSCSIDFVQTFEDRTNHIVEQRAKNLSGGQKQRLSIARTLINNPKVLILDDSTSALDNITTKKLLTNIKQNYNCTTIIISQKISSIKHADQIIVLEKGRITGHGTHEELAEKNEWYKNTFTNQLEQ; from the coding sequence ATGTGAAGAATGTTTAAAATGCTTCCAAGAAGAATAAAATTTTTGTTTTTCACTGGAATATTTTTAATTTTGCTCAATGTAGCTATTAGCTTGATATTACCTGGTTTTATTTCTCAATATGTGGTTTTAGCAGTTAGTTCAAGTGAGACTGAAATAGTATCATTAAAAGTATTTAATAAATTTATTGTAGCTTCAGGAACTAGAAATATGATGTTGACTGAACTTACAATAATTTCAGTAATATTAATACTTCTAGCTTTTCTTACTTCATTTTTAAGTATTGTGATTACAACCTGAGGTGGAGAAAGAAGTAGTGAATTTTTCAGAAATAAAATTTTTAATAAAATTCAACATCTTTCACTACACGATATAAACAAAGTGACTCCTGAGAGTTTAATTACTAGAATTTCAAATGACGTTGCCATTTTTTGAGAATTACTAATTAGCGCTACTAATGCATTAATTAGAGCCCCATTATTAATTATTGGTGGAATAATTTTTACAATTATGACAGATCCAAAACTTTCTTTAACAATCTTTTTATACTTACCAATTTTAATTGTTGTTTTAATTATTATGATTAAAATTAACAATCCTTTACTAGTTAAAAATCAAATAACTATAGATAAAATAACTAAAGAAGTTGAAGAAAATATTCTTGGTGCTAGATTGATTAAAACCTTTAATCTAAAAGAAAAACAATTAAGAAAATTTACTGAGCAAAATAATAAATGACTAAAATTGCAAACTAAAATTAATAATGTTTTTGCTATTGGTCATCCTATTTTCTTTGTGTTAATCAACTTAGTTGCAGTTGCAATATATGCTCTAACAGCTCATACTTTATTTAATTCAACTACTCCAGATGTTCAAGAGTTAGCTAATATTAACGTGTTTTTAGAATACATTTTCACTATATCGCTAGGAATAATTCTTTTTAGTACCTTCTTATTTGTCTTTTTTAGAGCTAAGGTAAGTTGTGCTAGAATCAATGAAGTTTTAGACTTTAAAAATCAAGACTTAAAAGTGGAAGATGGTCTTTCAATAGAACATACTGTTGATAACATCACTGGACTTTCAGTGCAATTTAAGAACTTTAATTACAAGTATTTCAAAGACTCAGAGGAATATGCATTATATGATATTAATATAGATCTTAAGCCTGGTCAAACCCTTGGTGTTATTGGCCCAACTGGTTCAGGAAAAAGTTCTTTAGCTAATTTACTAATTAATAATTATAAATATGACACTGAAGAAAATGGACATATTTTAGTGGATAATAAAGAAGTAAACAAAATTAATACTTCTGATTTACACAAAAATATAGGTATAGTTTATCAAGATGCACTACTATATTCAGGCACTATTAAAAGCAATTTACTTTTTGCTAAACAAGATGCAACTGAAGATGAAATTAACAAAGCTTTACATAATTCTTGTTCAATAGATTTTGTCCAAACTTTTGAGGATAGAACTAATCATATTGTTGAGCAACGTGCTAAAAATCTTAGTGGTGGTCAAAAACAAAGACTTTCTATAGCAAGAACATTAATCAACAATCCCAAAGTTTTAATTTTAGACGATTCAACTAGTGCACTTGATAATATTACAACCAAAAAATTATTGACTAATATAAAACAAAACTACAATTGTACAACGATTATTATTAGTCAAAAAATAAGTTCTATTAAACATGCTGATCAAATTATTGTGCTTGAAAAAGGAAGAATAACTGGTCATGGGACTCACGAAGAACTAGCGGAGAAAAATGAATGATATAAAAACACTTTTACAAATCAACTTGAACAATAA
- a CDS encoding YhcH/YjgK/YiaL family protein → MIFDKFTNMHKYKNISKEIETAYKWLKENDIKTFENGKHHITDKIWLLKKEVRPTDLKDLVCEMHYETIDIHLFSGVDELVVFAPQIDLSAKDIIKEYDKQSDTVLFKIKNKETVMNLTEDSFMLFMPFETHCPGINPNMEVITKYIIKIKVS, encoded by the coding sequence ATGATTTTTGATAAGTTTACAAACATGCATAAATATAAAAATATTAGTAAAGAAATTGAAACCGCTTATAAATGATTGAAAGAAAATGATATAAAAACCTTTGAAAATGGAAAACATCACATAACAGATAAGATTTGGTTACTAAAAAAAGAAGTAAGGCCTACTGATCTAAAAGACTTAGTTTGTGAAATGCACTATGAAACAATTGATATTCACTTATTTTCTGGAGTAGATGAGCTAGTTGTATTTGCCCCACAAATAGATCTATCTGCAAAAGATATTATTAAAGAATACGATAAACAAAGCGATACTGTATTATTCAAAATTAAGAACAAAGAGACTGTTATGAATTTAACTGAAGACTCGTTTATGTTATTTATGCCATTTGAAACACACTGTCCAGGTATAAATCCTAATATGGAAGTAATAACAAAATACATTATTAAAATTAAAGTATCTTAA
- the asnS gene encoding asparagine--tRNA ligase, translating into MHSVKKILLKPNYYDKWENFKIKGWVSSNRGNNKMRFINLNDGSTVNNLQLVIKGENFDFGLLDTVKIGAAIEAVGTLIATPSAPQPIELVVSEFKLLKNTEDFPIQNQDISLELLRELPHIRHRTNILRATMLIRSTLAQEIHKYFIANDFYYMSSPIITSNDGEGAGETFNVDDNSKNPFFGGKKSTLGVTGQLHAESYAIGMNKVYTFAPTFRAEHSNTKKHAAEFWMVEPEVAFYDLNDIIHLADDMLKVVIRNTLAKNKFEFDYLVKHHDPELINRLNKFLDNELQIIDYKDAIAELEKVKDKFENKDIKFGLDLATEHERYISEQLFNGPVAVINFPKDFKAFYMYQNDDKKTVAAFDLLVPGIGELIGGSQREANYNKLLNRINELNIPADDLAWYLDLRKFGDSGSAGFGLGFERLVMYVTGVDNIRDVIPYPRTAGNIRM; encoded by the coding sequence ATGCATTCAGTTAAAAAAATCTTATTAAAACCAAATTATTACGACAAGTGAGAAAACTTCAAGATTAAAGGTTGAGTTTCATCAAACCGTGGAAATAATAAAATGCGTTTTATAAATTTAAATGATGGTTCAACTGTAAATAACTTACAATTAGTTATCAAAGGTGAGAACTTTGACTTTGGTTTATTAGATACAGTTAAAATTGGAGCGGCCATTGAAGCTGTAGGAACTTTAATTGCTACACCTAGTGCTCCTCAACCGATAGAATTAGTTGTTAGTGAGTTTAAGTTGTTGAAAAATACAGAAGATTTTCCAATTCAAAACCAAGATATTTCTCTTGAATTACTTAGAGAATTACCACACATTAGACATAGAACAAATATTTTACGTGCAACAATGTTAATTCGTTCAACACTAGCACAAGAAATTCACAAATATTTCATTGCAAATGATTTTTACTACATGTCGAGTCCTATTATTACTTCAAATGATGGAGAAGGAGCTGGTGAAACTTTTAATGTTGATGATAACTCTAAAAACCCGTTCTTTGGTGGTAAAAAATCAACATTAGGTGTTACTGGACAACTTCATGCTGAATCATATGCAATTGGAATGAATAAAGTTTATACTTTTGCACCAACTTTCAGAGCTGAACACTCAAATACTAAAAAACATGCCGCAGAATTTTGGATGGTTGAACCAGAAGTTGCTTTTTATGATTTAAATGACATTATTCATCTTGCTGATGATATGCTAAAAGTTGTTATTAGAAACACTTTAGCTAAAAATAAATTTGAATTTGATTATTTAGTTAAACATCACGATCCAGAACTTATTAATAGGTTAAATAAATTTTTAGACAATGAATTACAAATTATTGATTATAAGGATGCGATTGCAGAATTAGAAAAAGTTAAAGATAAATTCGAAAATAAAGACATTAAATTCGGTTTAGATTTAGCAACCGAACATGAAAGATACATTTCAGAGCAGTTATTTAACGGTCCTGTAGCTGTTATTAACTTCCCTAAAGATTTTAAAGCATTCTACATGTATCAAAATGATGACAAAAAAACTGTTGCAGCTTTTGATTTATTAGTGCCAGGAATTGGAGAATTAATTGGTGGTTCTCAACGTGAAGCTAACTATAATAAATTGTTAAACAGAATTAATGAGTTAAATATTCCCGCTGATGATCTAGCTTGATACTTAGATTTAAGAAAATTTGGTGATAGCGGTTCAGCCGGTTTTGGATTAGGGTTTGAACGTTTAGTAATGTATGTAACTGGTGTTGATAATATTAGAGATGTAATTCCATATCCAAGAACTGCCGGAAATATCAGAATGTAA
- a CDS encoding phosphopentomutase — translation MAKFKRIFMIVTDGLGIGPDRDQKAFGDKGANTIKSASLAEEFKIDNWKKLGIGNIAELNGNYHVSKPLAYMAKVQEVSNAKDTLAGHWEMMGIKTLVPFPTFTENGFPQDLIDELSKAFDGRKIICNRSGSGTEVIDEYAKEQKETGAIIVYTSMDSVLQIAAHEEWIGLDNLNRYGREARRICSSKPEWNVGRIIIRPFIGEDGKYTRTFNRHDFANQPRKMILNKLQDKGVEVISIGKINDIFVGQGISKHLPSGSDDKGMDITIELATQKTENKFIFTNLVQFDSHYGHRRDVHGYAQNIANLDVKLGKLINVMNEDDLLIITSDHGNDPLYPGFNHTREFLPATIYSKSFKNPKVLPNFNGLGTLGNIVARNFGAEIETETGDDIFDQLV, via the coding sequence ATGGCTAAATTTAAACGTATTTTTATGATAGTTACTGACGGATTAGGTATCGGACCTGATCGTGACCAAAAAGCATTTGGTGATAAAGGAGCTAACACAATAAAATCTGCTTCATTAGCAGAAGAATTTAAAATTGATAATTGAAAAAAATTAGGAATTGGTAATATTGCCGAATTAAATGGTAATTATCATGTTTCTAAACCACTAGCATATATGGCAAAAGTACAAGAAGTATCTAATGCTAAAGATACATTGGCTGGTCATTGAGAGATGATGGGAATTAAAACATTAGTTCCATTTCCTACTTTTACTGAAAATGGATTTCCGCAAGATTTAATTGATGAGCTTTCTAAAGCTTTTGATGGTAGAAAGATCATTTGCAATCGTTCTGGTTCAGGTACTGAAGTAATTGATGAATATGCAAAAGAACAAAAAGAAACTGGTGCTATTATTGTTTATACCTCAATGGACTCAGTTCTTCAAATTGCTGCTCATGAAGAGTGAATTGGTTTAGATAATTTAAATAGATATGGCCGTGAAGCAAGAAGAATATGTTCATCAAAACCGGAATGAAATGTTGGTAGAATTATTATTAGACCATTTATTGGTGAAGATGGAAAATATACAAGAACATTTAACCGTCACGACTTTGCTAATCAACCTAGAAAAATGATATTGAATAAACTTCAAGATAAAGGAGTAGAAGTTATTTCGATTGGTAAAATTAATGATATCTTTGTTGGTCAAGGAATTTCAAAACACTTACCAAGTGGTTCTGATGACAAAGGAATGGACATAACAATTGAATTAGCAACTCAAAAAACTGAAAATAAATTTATTTTCACAAACTTAGTTCAATTCGATTCACATTACGGACATCGTCGCGATGTTCACGGATATGCTCAAAACATAGCAAATCTTGATGTTAAATTAGGAAAACTAATTAATGTAATGAACGAGGATGATTTATTAATAATTACTTCTGACCATGGTAATGATCCACTTTATCCTGGATTTAATCACACTAGAGAATTTTTACCAGCTACTATTTATTCAAAATCTTTTAAAAATCCAAAGGTTTTACCAAATTTTAATGGTTTAGGTACATTAGGTAATATTGTTGCAAGAAACTTTGGTGCAGAAATAGAAACCGAAACTGGTGATGATATTTTTGATCAATTAGTATAA
- a CDS encoding NAD(P)-dependent oxidoreductase, whose translation MKVLFFGVRDVERELFEKLSSKYNYELKLATGVISLDRIDLLDGVDVVVVRGQDKVNKEIIDAVKSKGIKYLFTRTVGYDHIDITYAKEQGLKLARVASYSPTAIAELAVSMAHSLTRKSLYFAHKALSGDLTVDPNGFSKELKNSTVAIIGTGKIGFEAAKMFKGLGARVVGYDLYPNESFKDVIEYLPLDQALSEADVVSFHMPYFKGQNDEMINKDLIAKMKDGAVLINTARGQIQNNQDIIEAIRSNKLYGAGIDVLNYESEYFGKKLDANSQFIKDLNELFPRLLVSPHIGSYTDEAALNMIEYTLDNINEYTNTGDCKNKL comes from the coding sequence ATGAAAGTACTATTTTTTGGTGTTAGAGATGTAGAGAGAGAACTATTTGAAAAACTAAGCTCTAAATATAATTACGAACTAAAACTAGCAACCGGAGTTATCTCACTTGACAGAATTGATTTGCTTGATGGAGTAGATGTAGTGGTTGTTAGAGGACAAGATAAGGTTAATAAAGAAATTATTGACGCAGTTAAATCTAAAGGAATTAAATATTTATTTACAAGAACTGTTGGATACGATCACATTGACATAACTTATGCTAAAGAACAAGGACTTAAATTAGCAAGAGTTGCTTCATATTCACCAACAGCAATCGCTGAATTAGCTGTTTCAATGGCTCACTCACTAACTAGAAAATCACTTTATTTTGCACATAAAGCCCTTAGTGGAGATTTAACTGTTGATCCAAATGGATTTTCAAAAGAGTTAAAAAATAGCACTGTAGCTATTATTGGAACAGGTAAAATTGGTTTTGAAGCTGCTAAAATGTTCAAAGGACTTGGAGCTAGAGTTGTTGGTTATGATTTGTATCCAAATGAGAGTTTTAAAGATGTTATTGAATACTTACCTTTAGATCAAGCACTTTCAGAAGCTGATGTAGTTTCATTTCACATGCCTTATTTTAAGGGACAAAATGATGAGATGATAAATAAGGACTTAATAGCAAAAATGAAAGATGGAGCTGTACTAATTAATACAGCTCGCGGTCAAATCCAAAATAACCAAGATATCATTGAAGCTATTCGTTCAAATAAATTATACGGTGCTGGAATTGATGTATTAAACTATGAATCAGAATACTTTGGTAAAAAACTTGATGCTAATAGCCAATTTATTAAAGATTTAAATGAATTATTTCCAAGACTACTTGTTAGTCCACACATTGGTTCATACACAGATGAAGCTGCATTAAATATGATTGAATACACATTAGATAACATTAATGAATACACAAATACAGGTGATTGCAAAAATAAATTGTAA
- a CDS encoding AEC family transporter yields the protein MTDIKEVLTKTLSNVNLWGAILATLIIITIGFVLTKMNVLKKEWKGSLSKVVLSISVPALALQGFMSTASLEQLKQQGIILGVAFAFYILLSICSIIWIKFFPNSAKRTSAKIQNNEIANPDGNLTEKRALIIWMMLIFGSTTFFGLPVIKSLYPNDGVISANMWNIAYRIFLYSFAFIMVSGVRVDKQNIKKAMKTAFVNPIVIATFIGLVCWLTTMIPGWATFGPKGKTGWFELKVTAPWIYKTVEYLGSLASPLTWIAIGITLAASDLKLAVKDKWVWIFSAQKLILIPLIVFLVMLGLNYGGLINKEIAISMVIFASVPPATVVILYAIQYKTQEEFAAQSSALSTLLAVVILPIWVIVSNIVFI from the coding sequence ATGACAGACATAAAAGAAGTTTTAACTAAAACTTTAAGTAATGTTAATCTTTGAGGTGCTATTCTAGCCACTTTAATTATTATTACAATAGGTTTTGTTTTAACTAAAATGAACGTTCTTAAAAAAGAATGAAAAGGAAGTCTTAGTAAGGTTGTTCTTTCGATTTCTGTACCAGCTTTAGCTTTACAAGGTTTTATGAGTACAGCATCATTAGAACAATTAAAACAACAAGGAATTATTTTAGGAGTTGCATTTGCTTTCTATATCTTATTAAGCATCTGTTCAATTATTTGAATTAAATTCTTCCCAAATAGTGCTAAAAGAACTTCAGCAAAAATTCAAAACAATGAAATTGCAAACCCAGATGGAAATTTAACAGAAAAAAGAGCATTAATTATCTGAATGATGTTAATTTTCGGAAGTACAACATTTTTTGGATTACCAGTAATTAAAAGTTTATATCCAAATGATGGTGTTATATCAGCAAATATGTGAAACATTGCGTATAGAATATTCCTATATTCATTTGCATTCATCATGGTTTCAGGTGTTCGTGTTGATAAACAAAATATCAAAAAGGCTATGAAAACAGCTTTTGTTAACCCAATTGTTATCGCAACATTCATCGGTCTAGTGTGTTGATTAACAACAATGATTCCTGGTTGAGCAACATTTGGTCCAAAAGGAAAAACAGGATGATTTGAGCTTAAAGTTACAGCTCCATGAATTTATAAAACTGTTGAATATTTAGGATCATTAGCTTCACCACTAACTTGAATAGCAATTGGTATAACTCTTGCAGCATCAGATTTAAAACTTGCTGTAAAAGACAAATGAGTATGAATTTTCAGTGCACAAAAATTAATTTTAATACCACTTATTGTATTCCTAGTAATGTTAGGACTTAACTATGGTGGACTAATTAATAAAGAAATCGCTATATCAATGGTAATCTTTGCATCAGTACCACCTGCTACAGTTGTTATTCTTTATGCAATTCAATATAAAACTCAAGAAGAATTTGCAGCACAATCATCAGCATTATCAACATTACTAGCAGTTGTTATTCTTCCTATTTGAGTAATAGTATCAAATATTGTGTTTATCTAA
- a CDS encoding transposase, with amino-acid sequence MTLKRLNELKIKKTSEIREKLSFIINLMLKTEFELFFENLNNSILNKDELKPQRNGSYKRKIQTRYGYLYYDYPRIRNYKFASKIFSKHKVKLPELEELLTIILEMNPINQPELEGALRDFFTTKFSNEFYKKITPIITRYLMK; translated from the coding sequence ATGACATTGAAACGATTAAATGAATTAAAAATCAAAAAAACTTCTGAGATCCGTGAAAAGTTATCCTTTATTATCAATCTAATGTTAAAAACAGAATTTGAATTATTCTTTGAAAATTTAAATAATTCAATCTTGAATAAAGACGAATTGAAGCCTCAAAGAAATGGTTCATACAAAAGAAAAATTCAAACTAGATATGGTTATCTTTACTATGATTATCCAAGAATTAGAAATTATAAATTTGCCTCTAAAATTTTTTCCAAGCACAAAGTTAAATTACCCGAATTGGAAGAATTATTAACTATTATTTTGGAAATGAATCCAATTAATCAACCTGAACTCGAAGGGGCTTTGAGAGATTTTTTTACTACCAAATTTTCAAACGAATTTTATAAAAAGATAACTCCAATTATAACCAGATACTTAATGAAATAA
- a CDS encoding IS30 family transposase: MLAEHLIFYRSRRTRLHSKTIQNKWKDFIRFWNEEVDYFRKNRFSKDFTKRAIKVSAKALVNKFKKHYPDSPCPTTSTVYKCLKSNEFSLSIDILQFLSVGKYRKRTVKTQKSSLKNAIPIHQRPEEANNRTTEGHYELDTVIGKREDKYCLVTLLDRKSRRLYSVRSLKTSLAVKKSLIKIIENNALKIKTLTIDNDSENVLLHEVINQNNLYKCDAYCSYQKGSIENIHRHIRRYIAKGISMDKFSDDQIQIMINRINEYLLLISK, translated from the coding sequence TTGTTAGCTGAACATTTGATATTTTATAGGTCAAGAAGAACTAGACTTCACTCAAAAACTATTCAAAACAAATGAAAAGATTTTATTAGATTTTGAAATGAAGAAGTTGACTATTTTAGAAAAAATCGATTTAGTAAGGATTTTACAAAAAGAGCCATAAAAGTTTCTGCTAAAGCACTTGTTAATAAATTTAAAAAACATTACCCTGATAGTCCTTGTCCTACGACAAGCACTGTATATAAGTGCTTAAAGTCAAATGAGTTTTCATTATCTATAGATATTTTGCAATTTCTTTCGGTAGGAAAATACCGAAAGAGAACTGTTAAAACTCAAAAAAGTTCTCTTAAAAATGCAATTCCAATTCATCAAAGACCTGAGGAAGCTAACAATAGAACTACAGAAGGCCATTACGAACTTGATACAGTTATTGGCAAACGTGAGGACAAGTATTGTTTAGTTACTCTCTTAGATAGAAAATCTAGAAGACTCTATTCAGTTAGGTCACTAAAAACTTCATTAGCAGTTAAAAAATCATTGATTAAAATTATTGAAAATAACGCATTAAAAATCAAAACTTTAACAATTGACAACGACTCCGAGAACGTGTTGTTACACGAAGTTATTAATCAAAACAATTTATACAAATGTGACGCGTACTGCTCATATCAAAAAGGTTCTATCGAGAACATTCATAGACATATCAGAAGATATATTGCTAAAGGTATTTCAATGGACAAATTTTCTGATGATCAAATTCAAATAATGATCAATAGAATTAACGAATATTTATTACTTATCTCAAAATAA
- a CDS encoding ABC transporter ATP-binding protein, producing MRNSEFIINKKAKDKEFSAYKVFKQLLSYVQNERKRLIFGIFCSLFNAIFYVLGSIYIGYVFRNYFEVIFKSANPNLAIANFDIFHFSIDLIILGGSFILYGCFRYVESLIYIRISYNQSARMRQEVMEKLIKMPISYYDKQKAGDLISTIINDINNVSNTLMNTLNQFFSSFFNVVISISIMFMVSTILTLIAVPMSLILFGLSLLVIKRAQPYFVKVQDSFGKLNAFVEENIANMKVTNSFDREKLVFDQLKLITQEIKRTAYKGDLTARSVDPWFGFTSYSVNLVVAAIAVALYFAKVNVYGLSYFGSNQNGTASGGLIITFIALNWNFMGPFNTLLNINFSLQVGIASSNRIFKLLNLNPDKDHTEEIFLDKIVGEIEFKNVFFRYNKNSKKYQLNNASFTVKPGQTVAIVGPTGAGKTTIVNLLSKFYDYESGSITIDSHELRHIDTENLRNLVSVVLQDSFLFNDTIKWNLTMGNENVTDEQIIEAAKLTGAEHFINQFPEKYNTKIENNGTNLSQGQRQLLNITRAILANRNMLILDEATSNVDSQTEKVIQNSLLKLMENKTSFIIAHRLSTIKNADIILVVDNGYIIEKGTHQELLKQKGFYYNLYSSSFK from the coding sequence ATGCGTAATAGTGAGTTTATTATTAACAAAAAAGCAAAAGATAAAGAATTCTCAGCTTACAAGGTTTTTAAACAACTTTTAAGTTATGTTCAAAACGAAAGAAAACGTTTAATTTTTGGTATTTTTTGTTCATTGTTCAATGCGATTTTTTATGTTTTAGGAAGTATTTATATTGGTTATGTATTTAGAAATTACTTTGAAGTAATCTTTAAAAGTGCTAATCCTAATTTAGCAATAGCAAATTTTGATATATTTCACTTTAGTATCGACTTAATTATTCTAGGTGGATCATTTATTTTATATGGTTGCTTTAGATATGTAGAGAGTCTTATTTATATAAGAATTTCGTATAATCAATCAGCTCGAATGCGTCAAGAGGTAATGGAAAAATTAATCAAAATGCCTATTTCATACTATGACAAGCAAAAAGCTGGTGATTTAATTTCTACAATTATTAATGATATTAACAACGTTTCAAATACTTTGATGAATACACTAAATCAATTTTTTTCAAGCTTTTTTAATGTTGTTATTTCAATTAGTATAATGTTTATGGTTTCAACAATTTTAACGTTAATTGCCGTTCCAATGTCACTAATTTTATTTGGCCTATCACTTCTAGTTATAAAAAGAGCACAGCCATACTTTGTTAAAGTACAAGATAGCTTTGGAAAATTAAATGCCTTTGTTGAAGAAAATATTGCAAATATGAAAGTGACAAATTCTTTTGATAGAGAAAAATTAGTTTTTGATCAACTTAAGTTAATCACTCAAGAAATCAAAAGAACTGCTTACAAAGGTGATTTAACCGCTCGCTCTGTTGATCCTTGATTCGGTTTTACATCATATTCAGTTAATTTAGTGGTTGCTGCAATTGCAGTGGCACTATATTTTGCTAAAGTGAATGTATATGGTTTAAGTTATTTTGGTTCAAATCAAAACGGAACTGCTAGTGGTGGACTTATCATTACTTTTATTGCACTAAATTGGAATTTTATGGGTCCTTTTAACACTTTATTAAACATTAATTTCTCTCTTCAAGTTGGGATCGCATCATCAAATAGAATTTTTAAATTATTAAATCTCAATCCTGACAAAGATCATACTGAAGAGATTTTCTTGGACAAAATTGTCGGTGAAATAGAATTTAAAAATGTATTTTTTAGATATAACAAAAACTCTAAAAAATACCAGCTCAATAATGCTTCTTTTACTGTTAAACCAGGTCAAACTGTTGCTATTGTTGGACCAACTGGAGCAGGAAAGACTACAATAGTTAATTTACTAAGCAAATTTTACGATTATGAATCAGGTTCAATAACTATTGATTCACATGAACTTAGACATATTGACACTGAAAATTTAAGAAACTTAGTTTCTGTAGTTTTACAAGATTCATTTTTATTCAATGATACTATCAAATGAAATTTAACAATGGGGAATGAAAATGTTACTGACGAGCAAATTATAGAAGCTGCAAAACTTACTGGAGCCGAACACTTTATTAATCAATTCCCAGAAAAATATAATACTAAAATTGAAAATAACGGAACAAACCTAAGTCAAGGGCAAAGACAATTATTGAATATCACTAGAGCAATTCTAGCAAATAGAAATATGTTAATTTTGGACGAAGCAACTTCAAATGTTGACTCTCAAACAGAAAAAGTTATCCAAAATTCATTATTGAAATTAATGGAAAATAAAACAAGCTTTATAATTGCTCATAGACTTTCTACAATCAAAAATGCTGATATTATTTTGGTTGTTGATAATGGTTATATTATTGAAAAAGGAACTCATCAAGAGTTATTAAAACAAAAAGGTTTCTACTATAATTTGTATAGTTCAAGCTTTAAATAG